One genomic segment of Helianthus annuus cultivar XRQ/B chromosome 14, HanXRQr2.0-SUNRISE, whole genome shotgun sequence includes these proteins:
- the LOC110907469 gene encoding leucine-rich repeat extensin-like protein 1, producing the protein MASDQNIAVTPSQVMLTGNPLLETSLVVSMPASPAVTRSLDLEFKAEGPPPGFTGTTAVSSGATAADLFSYTSSQFQSVGPITTGVNVFAPATTSSAQTIRRSTMPVFTSASPSTVIPPVSAPQYYQPLVTYAMPPLYSAVLTVALSTPPHQPVVMPAGVLNAPVTPGNQAYFPGYYFAPPYGYLPPYNTPTYTPRVGPQGYSQQSPYAAYMPPWWTFPTSQPVYSQTPPTAEPTYDNTAPTQH; encoded by the coding sequence ATGGCAAGCGATCAGAACATAGCAGTAACACCAAGTCAGGTGATGCTAACTGGCAATCCGTTGTTAGAAACAAGCCTTGTTGTCTCCATGCCAGCCTCACCGGCTGTGACCAGGTCTCTCGACTTGGAATTCAAAGCAGAAGGACCTCCACCAGGTTTTACTGGCACTACCGCCGTTTCTTCTGGGGCAACGGCAGCAGACCTATTTTCATATACTTCTTCACAGTTCCAGTCAGTTGGACCAATTACCACAGGCGTGAATGTTTTCGCCCCAGCAACAACCTCCAGTGCACAGACTATACGTCGTAGCACTATGCCTGTTTTTACATCGGCTAGCCCAAGCACCGTCATACCACCGGTGAGCGCGCCCCAATACTATCAACCCTTGGTCACTTACGCCATGCCACCTCTGTATTCGGCAGTGCTAACGGTGGCGTTGTCTACGCCACCCCATCAACCAGTGGTCATGCCGGCGGGAGTCTTGAACGCCCCAGTCACGCCGGGAAATCAGGCTTATTTCCCCGGATATTATTTCGCACCCCCATACGGGTATTTACCCCCATACAATACTCCAACGTACACCCCCAGGGTGGGGCCACAAGGTTATTCTCAGCAATCGCCATACGCGGCTTATATGCCGCCTTGGTGGACTTTCCCAACATCACAACCCGTTTACAGTCAAACCCCGCCGACAGCGGAACCGACGTATGACAACACAGCCCCAACCCAACACTGA